In Arachis hypogaea cultivar Tifrunner chromosome 2, arahy.Tifrunner.gnm2.J5K5, whole genome shotgun sequence, a genomic segment contains:
- the LOC112730361 gene encoding transcription factor EGL1 isoform X4, translated as MKTVQTTMEIKNDKIGVQRSEQLKELYKFLLVGESDPQTKRPSAALSPEDLSDSEWYYLVCMSFVFYPNQSLPGRALEIGETIWLCNAQYADSKVFSRSLLAKSASIQTVVCFPYLGGVIEIGTTELVPEDPNLIQHVKACLLEFSKPICSDKSSSALNKPDDDKLQPCSNGEHVLVDTKVLEYSCSPAEEIKLDQDPIKELQEDSNVDSPDGCSNGCEHNCRVGESMVEAINNGGPSSQVHFMDDDDALSNGAPDSLSSCDCLSEASENRGKASKDVQLMRGIQSFNHLNRSSLDAAASDEHLSYTRILSALLGRSSAFKQNPYASNSNCKSSFVKWKKGGICEQNRLRLEQSLLKKTLFTVPLMHRSFSSIKSMKENETKEWTNRLENADDKFRENVLSDKIRETGNYKILKSSIPHPISEVEKISILGDTIKYLKELETRVEELESYMDMADSEARTKRKCPDMLEQISDNYEARKVYNKGMRKPWMMNKRKACDIDEKNIEEIDRFVVSKEDNNKPLDVKVNMKEQEVLIEMQCPYREYILHDIMDAINNLHLDAYSVESSTNEGVLTLTLKSKFRGTATAPLGMIKEALWKVSGNL; from the exons ATGAAGACAGTGCAAACAACAATGGAGATCAAGAATGACAAAATTGGAGTTCAGAGGAGTGAGCAGCTGAAGGAACTGTACAAGTTCCTTCTTGTTGGTGAATCTGATCCACAAACAAAAAGGCCTTCAGCTGCATTGTCTCCTGAGGATCTTTCAGATTCTGAGTGGTATTATTTGGTTTGCATGTCCTTTGTGTTCTATCCTAATCAAAG TTTGCCTGGTAGAGCACTAGAAATCGGCGAAACGATATGGTTATGCAATGCTCAATATGCAGATAGTAAAGTTTTCTCTCGTTCTTTACTTGCAAAG AGTGCATCAATTCAG ACTGTGGTGTGCTTTCCCTATCTAGGGGGTGTTATTGAGATTGGTACAACTGAACTG GTGCCAGAGGACCCTAATCTTATTCAACATGTGAAGGCTTGTCTCTTGGAATTCTCAAAGCCTATTTGCTCTGATAAATCTTCATCAGCACTCAATAAGCCTGATGATGACAAACTTCAACCATGCTCCAATGGTGAACATGTTTTGGTTGACACAAAGGTTTTGGAGTACTCATGTTCCCCAGCTGAAGAAATCAAGCTTGATCAAGATCCTATCAAGGAACTGCAAGAAGATTCCAACGTGGATTCTCCTGATGGATGTTCTAATGGTTGCGAGCACAACTGCCGTGTTGGAGAATCGATGGTTGAGGCAATCAATAATGGAGGGCCTTCTTCTCAAGTTCATTTCATGGATGATGATGATGCCTTGAGCAATGGTGCACCTGATTCCCTGAGTTCTTGTGATTGTCTATCCGAGGCGTCCGAAAACCGGGGAAAGGCTTCAAAGGATGTTCAACTAATGAGGGGAATTCAAAGCTTCAATCATTTGAATAGAAGTTCATTGGATGCAGCAGCAAGTGATGAACACTTGAGCTACACAAGAATACTCTCTGCTCTTCTTGGGAGATCATCGGCTTTCAAGCAGAATCCGTATGCTAGTAACTCAAATTGCAAATCAAGTTTCGTGAAATGGAAGAAAGGAGGAATCTGTGAGCAAAATCGGCTGCGGTTGGAGCAAAGCTTGTTGAAGAAGACTCTGTTTACTGTCCCTCTTATGCATAGGAGTTTCTCATCTATCAAATCAATGAAAGAAAATGAGACAAAAGAATGGACTAATAGATTGGAAAATGCTGATGACAAGTTCAGGGAAAATGTCCTATCTGATAAAATAAGAGAAACTGGAAACTATAAGATTCTCAAGTCTTCAATTCCTCATCCTATAAGTGAG GTGGAGAAGATTTCGATCCTAGGTGACACAATTAAGTACTTGAAAGAGCTTGAGACAAGAGTGGAAGAACTAGAATCTTACATGGACATGGCGGATTCAGAAGCGAGAACCAAAAGAAAATGTCCAGATATGCTAGAGCAGATATCAGATAACTATGAAGCCAGAAAGGTTTACAATAAGGGAATGAGGAAGCCCTggatgatgaacaagagaaaggcttgtgacattgatgaaaaaaaCATAGAAGAAATAGACAGATTTGTTGTGTCTAAAGAAGATAATAATAAGCCATTGGATGTGAAGGTTAACATGAAGGAGCAAGAGGTTTTGATTGAGATGCAATGTCCTTATAGAGAATATATATTGCATGATATCATGGATGCTATTAACAATCTGCATTTGGATGCTTACTCAGTTGAGTCATCAACAAATGAAGGTGTTCTTACATTGACACTTAAATCCAAG TTTCGAGGCACGGCGACTGCGCCGCTGGGGATGATCAAAGAAGCACTCTGGAAAGTGTCTGGAAATCTATGA
- the LOC112717766 gene encoding gibberellin 20-oxidase-like protein, with translation MSSKSNNNKAYYYADLPILDISQPLEESSLESLSKACKEWGFFHIINHGISKDLCNQLHSLSKCLFSLPSDTKLKLGPFSNVKSYTPPFIASPFFESLRVNGPDFYLSAKSSEDVLFHKTNSKFSETMQEYCSKMAELCEKIVKIVLMSIGEGFEKMFYDDEFRKCHGYLRINNYSTPEEGEEVEGLGMHTDMSCITILYQDEIGGLQVKTNDGEWIDIKPSEGTLVVNIGDMLQAWSNDKLRSSEHRVVLKQPCVNRFSLAFFWCFEDHKVIVAPNEVVALHHANKRFYSPFLCLDYLKFRENNQKGSFEKVGFTVRDFAGI, from the exons ATGTCATcaaaatccaataataataaagcTTATTATTATGCTGATCTTCCAATTTTGGACATATCTCAGCCATTAGAAGAATCTTCATTAGAATCTCTCTCCAAAGCTTGCAAAGAATGGGGTTTTTTCCACATAATCAACCATGGAATCTCCAAAGATCTATGCAACCAGCTTCATTCACTGTCCAAATGTCTCTTCTCTCTCCCCTCTGATACCAAGCTCAAGCTTGGGCCTTTCTCTAATGTCAAATCTTACACACCACCCTTCATTGCTTCTCCATTCTTTGAGAGCCTCAGAGTTAATGGACCAGATTTTTATCTCTCTGCAAAGTCTTCTGAAGATGTTTTATTTCACAAAACCAATTCCAAATTCAG TGAGACTATGCAAGAATATTGTAGCAAGATGGCAGAACTTTGTGAGAAGATTGTGAAGATTGTGTTGATGAGCATAGGTGAAGGATTTGAGAAAATGTTCTATGATGATGAATTCAGAAAGTGCCATGGATACTTAAGAATAAACAACTATTCAACcccagaagaaggagaagaagttgAAGGACTTGGAATGCACACAGACATGAGTTGCATAACAATCTTATACCAAGATGAAATTGGAGGGCTTCAAGTGAAGACAAATGATGGAGAATGGATAGACATAAAGCCTTCAGAGGGAACACTTGTGGTTAACATTGGAGACATGTTACAAGCTTGGAGCAACGACAAGTTGAGATCTTCAGAACATAGAGTAGTTTTGAAGCAACCTTGTGTGAATAGATTCTCTTTGGCATTCTTTTGGTGCTTTGAGGATCACAAAGTCATTGTGGCACCCAATGAGGTTGTTGCTCTTCATCATGCCAATAAGAGATTCTATTCTCCCTTTCTTTGCTTGGATTATTTGAAGTTTAGGGAGAATAATCAAAAGGGAAGCTTTGAGAAAGTTGGTTTTACTGTTAGAGATTTTGCTGGAATTTAA
- the LOC112730361 gene encoding transcription factor EGL1 isoform X2, whose protein sequence is MASSWSPKHEKMQKSLSTQLAVAVRSVQWSYGIFWAPSTTQEGVLEWREGYYNGDIKTMKTVQTTMEIKNDKIGVQRSEQLKELYKFLLVGESDPQTKRPSAALSPEDLSDSEWYYLVCMSFVFYPNQSLPGRALEIGETIWLCNAQYADSKVFSRSLLAKSASIQTVVCFPYLGGVIEIGTTELVPEDPNLIQHVKACLLEFSKPICSDKSSSALNKPDDDKLQPCSNGEHVLVDTKVLEYSCSPAEEIKLDQDPIKELQEDSNVDSPDGCSNGCEHNCRVGESMVEAINNGGPSSQVHFMDDDDALSNGAPDSLSSCDCLSEASENRGKASKDVQLMRGIQSFNHLNRSSLDAAASDEHLSYTRILSALLGRSSAFKQNPYASNSNCKSSFVKWKKGGICEQNRLRLEQSLLKKTLFTVPLMHRSFSSIKSMKENETKEWTNRLENADDKFRENVLSDKIRETGNYKILKSSIPHPISEVEKISILGDTIKYLKELETRVEELESYMDMADSEARTKRKCPDMLEQISDNYEARKVYNKGMRKPWMMNKRKACDIDEKNIEEIDRFVVSKEDNNKPLDVKVNMKEQEVLIEMQCPYREYILHDIMDAINNLHLDAYSVESSTNEGVLTLTLKSKFRGTATAPLGMIKEALWKVSGNL, encoded by the exons atggcttcttcttggaGTCCAAAACATGAGAAGATGCAGAAGAGTTTGAGTACACAGTTAGCTGTGGCAGTAAGAAGTGTTCAATGGAGTTATGGAATTTTCTGGGCACcttcaacaacccaagaagg AGTGCTGGAATGGAGGGAAGGGTACTACAATGGAGACATTAAGACAATGAAGACAGTGCAAACAACAATGGAGATCAAGAATGACAAAATTGGAGTTCAGAGGAGTGAGCAGCTGAAGGAACTGTACAAGTTCCTTCTTGTTGGTGAATCTGATCCACAAACAAAAAGGCCTTCAGCTGCATTGTCTCCTGAGGATCTTTCAGATTCTGAGTGGTATTATTTGGTTTGCATGTCCTTTGTGTTCTATCCTAATCAAAG TTTGCCTGGTAGAGCACTAGAAATCGGCGAAACGATATGGTTATGCAATGCTCAATATGCAGATAGTAAAGTTTTCTCTCGTTCTTTACTTGCAAAG AGTGCATCAATTCAG ACTGTGGTGTGCTTTCCCTATCTAGGGGGTGTTATTGAGATTGGTACAACTGAACTG GTGCCAGAGGACCCTAATCTTATTCAACATGTGAAGGCTTGTCTCTTGGAATTCTCAAAGCCTATTTGCTCTGATAAATCTTCATCAGCACTCAATAAGCCTGATGATGACAAACTTCAACCATGCTCCAATGGTGAACATGTTTTGGTTGACACAAAGGTTTTGGAGTACTCATGTTCCCCAGCTGAAGAAATCAAGCTTGATCAAGATCCTATCAAGGAACTGCAAGAAGATTCCAACGTGGATTCTCCTGATGGATGTTCTAATGGTTGCGAGCACAACTGCCGTGTTGGAGAATCGATGGTTGAGGCAATCAATAATGGAGGGCCTTCTTCTCAAGTTCATTTCATGGATGATGATGATGCCTTGAGCAATGGTGCACCTGATTCCCTGAGTTCTTGTGATTGTCTATCCGAGGCGTCCGAAAACCGGGGAAAGGCTTCAAAGGATGTTCAACTAATGAGGGGAATTCAAAGCTTCAATCATTTGAATAGAAGTTCATTGGATGCAGCAGCAAGTGATGAACACTTGAGCTACACAAGAATACTCTCTGCTCTTCTTGGGAGATCATCGGCTTTCAAGCAGAATCCGTATGCTAGTAACTCAAATTGCAAATCAAGTTTCGTGAAATGGAAGAAAGGAGGAATCTGTGAGCAAAATCGGCTGCGGTTGGAGCAAAGCTTGTTGAAGAAGACTCTGTTTACTGTCCCTCTTATGCATAGGAGTTTCTCATCTATCAAATCAATGAAAGAAAATGAGACAAAAGAATGGACTAATAGATTGGAAAATGCTGATGACAAGTTCAGGGAAAATGTCCTATCTGATAAAATAAGAGAAACTGGAAACTATAAGATTCTCAAGTCTTCAATTCCTCATCCTATAAGTGAG GTGGAGAAGATTTCGATCCTAGGTGACACAATTAAGTACTTGAAAGAGCTTGAGACAAGAGTGGAAGAACTAGAATCTTACATGGACATGGCGGATTCAGAAGCGAGAACCAAAAGAAAATGTCCAGATATGCTAGAGCAGATATCAGATAACTATGAAGCCAGAAAGGTTTACAATAAGGGAATGAGGAAGCCCTggatgatgaacaagagaaaggcttgtgacattgatgaaaaaaaCATAGAAGAAATAGACAGATTTGTTGTGTCTAAAGAAGATAATAATAAGCCATTGGATGTGAAGGTTAACATGAAGGAGCAAGAGGTTTTGATTGAGATGCAATGTCCTTATAGAGAATATATATTGCATGATATCATGGATGCTATTAACAATCTGCATTTGGATGCTTACTCAGTTGAGTCATCAACAAATGAAGGTGTTCTTACATTGACACTTAAATCCAAG TTTCGAGGCACGGCGACTGCGCCGCTGGGGATGATCAAAGAAGCACTCTGGAAAGTGTCTGGAAATCTATGA
- the LOC112730361 gene encoding transcription factor EGL1 isoform X1, giving the protein MAMASSWSPKHEKMQKSLSTQLAVAVRSVQWSYGIFWAPSTTQEGVLEWREGYYNGDIKTMKTVQTTMEIKNDKIGVQRSEQLKELYKFLLVGESDPQTKRPSAALSPEDLSDSEWYYLVCMSFVFYPNQSLPGRALEIGETIWLCNAQYADSKVFSRSLLAKSASIQTVVCFPYLGGVIEIGTTELVPEDPNLIQHVKACLLEFSKPICSDKSSSALNKPDDDKLQPCSNGEHVLVDTKVLEYSCSPAEEIKLDQDPIKELQEDSNVDSPDGCSNGCEHNCRVGESMVEAINNGGPSSQVHFMDDDDALSNGAPDSLSSCDCLSEASENRGKASKDVQLMRGIQSFNHLNRSSLDAAASDEHLSYTRILSALLGRSSAFKQNPYASNSNCKSSFVKWKKGGICEQNRLRLEQSLLKKTLFTVPLMHRSFSSIKSMKENETKEWTNRLENADDKFRENVLSDKIRETGNYKILKSSIPHPISEVEKISILGDTIKYLKELETRVEELESYMDMADSEARTKRKCPDMLEQISDNYEARKVYNKGMRKPWMMNKRKACDIDEKNIEEIDRFVVSKEDNNKPLDVKVNMKEQEVLIEMQCPYREYILHDIMDAINNLHLDAYSVESSTNEGVLTLTLKSKFRGTATAPLGMIKEALWKVSGNL; this is encoded by the exons ATG gccatggcttcttcttggaGTCCAAAACATGAGAAGATGCAGAAGAGTTTGAGTACACAGTTAGCTGTGGCAGTAAGAAGTGTTCAATGGAGTTATGGAATTTTCTGGGCACcttcaacaacccaagaagg AGTGCTGGAATGGAGGGAAGGGTACTACAATGGAGACATTAAGACAATGAAGACAGTGCAAACAACAATGGAGATCAAGAATGACAAAATTGGAGTTCAGAGGAGTGAGCAGCTGAAGGAACTGTACAAGTTCCTTCTTGTTGGTGAATCTGATCCACAAACAAAAAGGCCTTCAGCTGCATTGTCTCCTGAGGATCTTTCAGATTCTGAGTGGTATTATTTGGTTTGCATGTCCTTTGTGTTCTATCCTAATCAAAG TTTGCCTGGTAGAGCACTAGAAATCGGCGAAACGATATGGTTATGCAATGCTCAATATGCAGATAGTAAAGTTTTCTCTCGTTCTTTACTTGCAAAG AGTGCATCAATTCAG ACTGTGGTGTGCTTTCCCTATCTAGGGGGTGTTATTGAGATTGGTACAACTGAACTG GTGCCAGAGGACCCTAATCTTATTCAACATGTGAAGGCTTGTCTCTTGGAATTCTCAAAGCCTATTTGCTCTGATAAATCTTCATCAGCACTCAATAAGCCTGATGATGACAAACTTCAACCATGCTCCAATGGTGAACATGTTTTGGTTGACACAAAGGTTTTGGAGTACTCATGTTCCCCAGCTGAAGAAATCAAGCTTGATCAAGATCCTATCAAGGAACTGCAAGAAGATTCCAACGTGGATTCTCCTGATGGATGTTCTAATGGTTGCGAGCACAACTGCCGTGTTGGAGAATCGATGGTTGAGGCAATCAATAATGGAGGGCCTTCTTCTCAAGTTCATTTCATGGATGATGATGATGCCTTGAGCAATGGTGCACCTGATTCCCTGAGTTCTTGTGATTGTCTATCCGAGGCGTCCGAAAACCGGGGAAAGGCTTCAAAGGATGTTCAACTAATGAGGGGAATTCAAAGCTTCAATCATTTGAATAGAAGTTCATTGGATGCAGCAGCAAGTGATGAACACTTGAGCTACACAAGAATACTCTCTGCTCTTCTTGGGAGATCATCGGCTTTCAAGCAGAATCCGTATGCTAGTAACTCAAATTGCAAATCAAGTTTCGTGAAATGGAAGAAAGGAGGAATCTGTGAGCAAAATCGGCTGCGGTTGGAGCAAAGCTTGTTGAAGAAGACTCTGTTTACTGTCCCTCTTATGCATAGGAGTTTCTCATCTATCAAATCAATGAAAGAAAATGAGACAAAAGAATGGACTAATAGATTGGAAAATGCTGATGACAAGTTCAGGGAAAATGTCCTATCTGATAAAATAAGAGAAACTGGAAACTATAAGATTCTCAAGTCTTCAATTCCTCATCCTATAAGTGAG GTGGAGAAGATTTCGATCCTAGGTGACACAATTAAGTACTTGAAAGAGCTTGAGACAAGAGTGGAAGAACTAGAATCTTACATGGACATGGCGGATTCAGAAGCGAGAACCAAAAGAAAATGTCCAGATATGCTAGAGCAGATATCAGATAACTATGAAGCCAGAAAGGTTTACAATAAGGGAATGAGGAAGCCCTggatgatgaacaagagaaaggcttgtgacattgatgaaaaaaaCATAGAAGAAATAGACAGATTTGTTGTGTCTAAAGAAGATAATAATAAGCCATTGGATGTGAAGGTTAACATGAAGGAGCAAGAGGTTTTGATTGAGATGCAATGTCCTTATAGAGAATATATATTGCATGATATCATGGATGCTATTAACAATCTGCATTTGGATGCTTACTCAGTTGAGTCATCAACAAATGAAGGTGTTCTTACATTGACACTTAAATCCAAG TTTCGAGGCACGGCGACTGCGCCGCTGGGGATGATCAAAGAAGCACTCTGGAAAGTGTCTGGAAATCTATGA
- the LOC112730361 gene encoding transcription factor EGL1 isoform X3, whose product MAMASSWSPKHEKMQKSLSTQLAVAVRSVQWSYGIFWAPSTTQEGVLEWREGYYNGDIKTMKTVQTTMEIKNDKIGVQRSEQLKELYKFLLVGESDPQTKRPSAALSPEDLSDSEWYYLVCMSFVFYPNQSLPGRALEIGETIWLCNAQYADSKVFSRSLLAKTVVCFPYLGGVIEIGTTELVPEDPNLIQHVKACLLEFSKPICSDKSSSALNKPDDDKLQPCSNGEHVLVDTKVLEYSCSPAEEIKLDQDPIKELQEDSNVDSPDGCSNGCEHNCRVGESMVEAINNGGPSSQVHFMDDDDALSNGAPDSLSSCDCLSEASENRGKASKDVQLMRGIQSFNHLNRSSLDAAASDEHLSYTRILSALLGRSSAFKQNPYASNSNCKSSFVKWKKGGICEQNRLRLEQSLLKKTLFTVPLMHRSFSSIKSMKENETKEWTNRLENADDKFRENVLSDKIRETGNYKILKSSIPHPISEVEKISILGDTIKYLKELETRVEELESYMDMADSEARTKRKCPDMLEQISDNYEARKVYNKGMRKPWMMNKRKACDIDEKNIEEIDRFVVSKEDNNKPLDVKVNMKEQEVLIEMQCPYREYILHDIMDAINNLHLDAYSVESSTNEGVLTLTLKSKFRGTATAPLGMIKEALWKVSGNL is encoded by the exons ATG gccatggcttcttcttggaGTCCAAAACATGAGAAGATGCAGAAGAGTTTGAGTACACAGTTAGCTGTGGCAGTAAGAAGTGTTCAATGGAGTTATGGAATTTTCTGGGCACcttcaacaacccaagaagg AGTGCTGGAATGGAGGGAAGGGTACTACAATGGAGACATTAAGACAATGAAGACAGTGCAAACAACAATGGAGATCAAGAATGACAAAATTGGAGTTCAGAGGAGTGAGCAGCTGAAGGAACTGTACAAGTTCCTTCTTGTTGGTGAATCTGATCCACAAACAAAAAGGCCTTCAGCTGCATTGTCTCCTGAGGATCTTTCAGATTCTGAGTGGTATTATTTGGTTTGCATGTCCTTTGTGTTCTATCCTAATCAAAG TTTGCCTGGTAGAGCACTAGAAATCGGCGAAACGATATGGTTATGCAATGCTCAATATGCAGATAGTAAAGTTTTCTCTCGTTCTTTACTTGCAAAG ACTGTGGTGTGCTTTCCCTATCTAGGGGGTGTTATTGAGATTGGTACAACTGAACTG GTGCCAGAGGACCCTAATCTTATTCAACATGTGAAGGCTTGTCTCTTGGAATTCTCAAAGCCTATTTGCTCTGATAAATCTTCATCAGCACTCAATAAGCCTGATGATGACAAACTTCAACCATGCTCCAATGGTGAACATGTTTTGGTTGACACAAAGGTTTTGGAGTACTCATGTTCCCCAGCTGAAGAAATCAAGCTTGATCAAGATCCTATCAAGGAACTGCAAGAAGATTCCAACGTGGATTCTCCTGATGGATGTTCTAATGGTTGCGAGCACAACTGCCGTGTTGGAGAATCGATGGTTGAGGCAATCAATAATGGAGGGCCTTCTTCTCAAGTTCATTTCATGGATGATGATGATGCCTTGAGCAATGGTGCACCTGATTCCCTGAGTTCTTGTGATTGTCTATCCGAGGCGTCCGAAAACCGGGGAAAGGCTTCAAAGGATGTTCAACTAATGAGGGGAATTCAAAGCTTCAATCATTTGAATAGAAGTTCATTGGATGCAGCAGCAAGTGATGAACACTTGAGCTACACAAGAATACTCTCTGCTCTTCTTGGGAGATCATCGGCTTTCAAGCAGAATCCGTATGCTAGTAACTCAAATTGCAAATCAAGTTTCGTGAAATGGAAGAAAGGAGGAATCTGTGAGCAAAATCGGCTGCGGTTGGAGCAAAGCTTGTTGAAGAAGACTCTGTTTACTGTCCCTCTTATGCATAGGAGTTTCTCATCTATCAAATCAATGAAAGAAAATGAGACAAAAGAATGGACTAATAGATTGGAAAATGCTGATGACAAGTTCAGGGAAAATGTCCTATCTGATAAAATAAGAGAAACTGGAAACTATAAGATTCTCAAGTCTTCAATTCCTCATCCTATAAGTGAG GTGGAGAAGATTTCGATCCTAGGTGACACAATTAAGTACTTGAAAGAGCTTGAGACAAGAGTGGAAGAACTAGAATCTTACATGGACATGGCGGATTCAGAAGCGAGAACCAAAAGAAAATGTCCAGATATGCTAGAGCAGATATCAGATAACTATGAAGCCAGAAAGGTTTACAATAAGGGAATGAGGAAGCCCTggatgatgaacaagagaaaggcttgtgacattgatgaaaaaaaCATAGAAGAAATAGACAGATTTGTTGTGTCTAAAGAAGATAATAATAAGCCATTGGATGTGAAGGTTAACATGAAGGAGCAAGAGGTTTTGATTGAGATGCAATGTCCTTATAGAGAATATATATTGCATGATATCATGGATGCTATTAACAATCTGCATTTGGATGCTTACTCAGTTGAGTCATCAACAAATGAAGGTGTTCTTACATTGACACTTAAATCCAAG TTTCGAGGCACGGCGACTGCGCCGCTGGGGATGATCAAAGAAGCACTCTGGAAAGTGTCTGGAAATCTATGA